In Aequorivita sp. H23M31, a single window of DNA contains:
- a CDS encoding 7-carboxy-7-deazaguanine synthase QueE, producing MKKEVQDLVNKGLVLPLMEEFYTIQGEGFHKGTAAYFIRVGGCDIGCHWCDVKESWNAAIHPPTTIESMVKNASSYARTVVITGGEPLTYNMGPLTAMLKDRGMAVHIETSGAYKLTGTWDWICLSPKKVKLPTEEIYKVADELKVIVFNKDDFRFAEDQAAQVNDKCLLYLQPEWSKREKMSPLIVDYVMQNPQWKVSLQTHKYLNIP from the coding sequence ATGAAGAAGGAAGTACAAGATTTAGTGAATAAAGGATTGGTTTTACCTTTAATGGAAGAGTTCTATACCATTCAAGGAGAGGGTTTCCACAAGGGAACTGCAGCTTATTTTATAAGAGTTGGAGGTTGCGATATTGGCTGCCATTGGTGCGATGTAAAAGAGAGCTGGAATGCAGCAATTCATCCACCTACTACTATTGAAAGTATGGTTAAAAATGCTTCCAGTTACGCTAGAACGGTAGTTATTACTGGCGGCGAACCGCTTACTTATAATATGGGACCTTTAACGGCGATGTTAAAAGACCGGGGAATGGCCGTTCATATTGAAACATCTGGCGCTTATAAACTTACTGGCACGTGGGACTGGATTTGTCTTTCCCCGAAAAAGGTGAAATTGCCCACCGAGGAAATCTACAAAGTAGCCGATGAGCTGAAAGTAATAGTATTCAATAAAGACGATTTCCGATTTGCAGAGGACCAGGCTGCCCAAGTAAACGATAAATGTCTTTTGTATTTACAGCCCGAATGGAGCAAGCGTGAAAAAATGTCTCCTCTAATTGTAGATTACGTTATGCAGAATCCGCAATGGAAAGTATCACTTCAAACACATAAATATCTCAACATTCCTTAA
- a CDS encoding helicase HerA-like domain-containing protein produces MADKTSFSELIQSGYATKGDSITLGTAMLNGETVENAYVKIPLKTLNRHGLIAGATGTGKTKTLQIIAENLSEKGIPVLLMDVKGDLSGIAEPGTPNAKIDERHKAIGFPYQPKRFPAEILSLSEQDGVRLRATVIEFGPVLLSRILDLSDTQSGIVSVIFKYCDDHKLPLLDLKDFKKILQYSTNEGKEQFAESYGRISTSSTGAILRKIVELEQQGGNLFFGEKSFDPQDLLRLDDNGMGYINIIRLTDIQDRPKLFSTFMLSLLAEIYATFPEQGDSGRPELVIFVDEAHLIFNEASKALLNQIESIVKLIRSKGVGLYFVTQNPTDVPDAVLSQLGLKIQHALRAFTAKDRKAIKLTAENYPVSSYYKTDEVLTALGIGEALVSALNEKGIPTPLAHTMLRAPMSRMDILSDDELKGLLQNSSLVPKYHQTIDRESAYEILTRKIEEANTQEAKEKSQKETASKQYPTSRTTSRSRKTANPWIKTFSSPTVIRSVLGILGKMMK; encoded by the coding sequence ATGGCAGACAAGACTTCTTTTTCAGAACTCATTCAAAGCGGTTATGCCACCAAAGGAGATTCCATAACTCTTGGTACGGCCATGCTCAATGGAGAAACCGTTGAGAATGCGTATGTAAAAATTCCATTAAAAACCCTAAACCGCCATGGGCTGATTGCGGGAGCTACGGGTACAGGAAAAACGAAAACTCTTCAGATAATTGCGGAAAATCTTTCAGAAAAAGGAATTCCCGTATTACTGATGGATGTTAAAGGCGATCTTAGCGGAATTGCCGAGCCAGGGACCCCCAATGCCAAAATTGATGAGCGACACAAAGCCATAGGTTTTCCATATCAACCCAAGCGCTTTCCGGCAGAAATTCTTTCTCTTTCGGAACAGGATGGAGTTCGCCTTCGCGCAACCGTAATTGAGTTTGGTCCCGTATTGTTATCGCGGATTCTCGATCTAAGCGATACCCAGTCTGGAATTGTATCGGTGATTTTTAAATACTGCGACGATCATAAACTTCCCTTGCTGGACCTAAAGGACTTCAAAAAGATATTACAATATTCCACAAACGAAGGAAAAGAACAATTTGCCGAATCTTATGGCAGAATCTCTACTTCTTCAACGGGGGCTATTCTCCGCAAAATAGTGGAATTGGAACAGCAGGGTGGAAATTTGTTTTTTGGCGAGAAATCCTTTGATCCGCAAGATCTACTGCGGCTTGATGACAACGGAATGGGGTATATCAATATTATTCGCTTAACGGATATCCAAGATCGACCGAAGCTTTTTTCAACTTTTATGTTAAGCTTATTGGCCGAAATTTATGCCACTTTTCCAGAGCAGGGTGATAGCGGAAGACCTGAGCTTGTAATATTTGTTGATGAGGCACATCTTATTTTTAATGAAGCCAGCAAAGCACTACTCAATCAAATAGAAAGCATCGTAAAGCTTATACGTTCTAAAGGTGTAGGACTTTATTTCGTAACCCAAAATCCAACGGATGTTCCAGATGCGGTATTAAGCCAATTAGGGCTGAAAATCCAGCACGCGTTACGGGCATTTACAGCAAAAGATAGAAAAGCAATTAAATTAACTGCGGAAAACTATCCCGTTTCTTCCTATTACAAAACCGATGAAGTTCTCACCGCTCTCGGGATTGGAGAAGCCTTGGTTAGCGCCCTGAATGAAAAGGGAATCCCAACGCCATTAGCCCACACCATGTTGCGGGCCCCGATGAGTAGGATGGATATTTTAAGTGATGATGAGTTAAAAGGACTTCTCCAAAATTCCTCTCTGGTTCCCAAATATCATCAAACCATCGATAGGGAAAGTGCTTACGAAATTTTAACAAGGAAAATTGAAGAAGCGAATACCCAAGAAGCCAAGGAAAAGTCTCAAAAGGAAACTGCATCAAAACAATACCCTACTTCTAGAACGACAAGTAGAAGTAGAAAAACCGCCAACCCTTGGATAAAGACCTTTTCAAGTCCCACGGTTATTAGAAGTGTACTGGGAATTCTTGGAAAGATGATGAAATAG
- a CDS encoding DUF547 domain-containing protein, whose product MKYSLHFVSTFLVCFLLFNGNLYSLKGLSKNIQQTERMARELNATNTKANKIDHSQWDNLLQKHVDENGLVDYKRFANDKLLLNNYLIMLSKNEPTENWSLEEVLAYYINLYNAATVKLIVENYPVKSIKDISRPWTKNRILIGNREISLDEIEHGILRKMDEPRIHFALNCASISCPKLLNQAFTASKINKQLDQAAEDFINGDKNHVSPSNPLLSPIFDWYKKDFKVNGKTDVIAFINQYSNIEIHPQAKISYLKYDWNLNEKGK is encoded by the coding sequence ATGAAATATTCACTCCATTTTGTCTCAACTTTCTTAGTCTGTTTTCTTTTATTCAACGGCAATCTCTATTCCCTTAAAGGACTAAGTAAAAATATCCAACAGACAGAAAGAATGGCTAGGGAATTAAATGCCACAAACACAAAGGCAAATAAAATAGACCATTCTCAATGGGACAATCTTCTTCAAAAACACGTGGATGAAAATGGTTTGGTAGATTACAAAAGGTTCGCAAATGACAAGTTATTATTGAATAACTATTTAATAATGCTATCCAAGAATGAACCAACCGAAAATTGGAGTTTAGAAGAAGTGTTAGCGTACTATATCAATCTTTACAACGCCGCAACAGTTAAACTGATAGTTGAAAATTATCCTGTAAAAAGTATAAAAGACATTAGCCGTCCCTGGACAAAAAATAGAATTTTAATTGGCAATAGGGAAATTTCGCTGGACGAAATTGAACACGGAATTCTTCGGAAAATGGACGAGCCAAGAATTCATTTCGCCTTAAATTGCGCTTCCATTTCTTGTCCAAAACTACTTAATCAAGCGTTTACGGCTTCCAAAATAAACAAACAATTAGATCAAGCAGCTGAGGATTTTATTAATGGCGATAAAAATCATGTTTCTCCCTCCAATCCGCTTTTGTCGCCCATTTTTGATTGGTATAAAAAAGATTTTAAGGTGAATGGTAAAACGGATGTTATTGCATTTATAAATCAATATTCAAATATCGAAATTCATCCACAAGCGAAAATTTCATATTTAAAATACGATTGGAATCTAAATGAGAAGGGTAAGTGA
- a CDS encoding DUF6588 family protein, producing MKKLLFVLVLMSGVSTVAQENLEDLIAAGIEDAQRFATGYISPGAEGMIHIMANGWVQTAETKKPLRFDISIVGNAGFIKKKHQTFTVNTADYNNLKFRDGSTVKEVATTFGENDPDVFVYSVVRNGEDSEEVEFKLPQGLASVNLNILPTAFLQARLGIFKGTEVKLRYFPKIAQEEVKVGLFGAGLQHDFTSWIPAEKVFPVAISGVVAFTNVGASYNFTNHEIVSGENQHFDLKLNSWLFQLQASTKMRVFNVYGGVGYVSGTSDFNVLGNYKVNAGIPLDEMTNQFKDPFTVKTKVSDMRATLGANLRLGFFGLNLDYNLAEFNSATVGLHFGI from the coding sequence ATGAAAAAGTTACTTTTTGTATTGGTGCTAATGAGTGGTGTATCTACTGTGGCACAGGAAAATCTTGAAGATCTAATTGCTGCCGGTATTGAGGATGCGCAGCGATTTGCAACCGGATATATTTCTCCGGGAGCTGAAGGAATGATTCACATAATGGCAAATGGTTGGGTGCAGACGGCGGAGACAAAGAAACCGCTAAGATTTGATATTTCCATTGTTGGAAATGCTGGTTTTATAAAAAAGAAACATCAAACATTTACCGTTAATACCGCTGATTATAACAATCTAAAGTTTCGCGATGGGAGTACTGTAAAAGAAGTGGCCACCACATTTGGAGAAAATGATCCCGATGTATTTGTATATTCCGTGGTAAGGAATGGAGAAGATAGCGAGGAAGTAGAATTTAAATTGCCCCAAGGTCTTGCTTCGGTGAATTTAAATATTCTTCCAACGGCTTTTTTACAAGCTAGGTTGGGAATTTTTAAAGGAACCGAGGTGAAGTTGCGCTATTTTCCCAAAATCGCACAAGAAGAGGTAAAGGTAGGTCTGTTTGGAGCGGGACTTCAACACGATTTTACCAGTTGGATTCCTGCTGAAAAAGTATTTCCGGTAGCGATTTCTGGAGTGGTGGCATTTACGAATGTTGGAGCAAGCTACAATTTTACCAATCATGAAATTGTTTCGGGGGAAAATCAACATTTCGATTTAAAGCTGAACTCTTGGTTGTTTCAATTGCAAGCCTCCACCAAAATGAGAGTATTTAATGTTTACGGAGGAGTTGGTTATGTTTCAGGGACCTCCGATTTCAATGTCTTGGGAAATTACAAAGTTAACGCTGGAATTCCACTTGATGAGATGACTAATCAGTTTAAAGATCCCTTTACCGTAAAAACTAAAGTTTCGGATATGAGAGCAACACTAGGCGCAAATTTGCGATTGGGCTTTTTTGGACTTAACTTAGATTACAACTTAGCGGAGTTCAATAGCGCAACTGTAGGTTTGCATTTTGGCATATAA
- a CDS encoding purine-nucleoside phosphorylase, producing MSFLKYIEEAAGFLQQRGFKNPEIGIILGSGLGKILDYMEIEKEVRYNHIPNFPTATVEFHRGKLIYGTLEGKKVVVMQGRFHFYEGYSQLDITFPVRVMKLLGIKHLLVSNAAGAINPNFKKGELMLIDDHINLQGGSPLAFKGVEHLGERFVDMSAPYDRTMNEKLEQIAANKNIKLHKGVYASVVGPQLETRAEYRFLKLIGADAVGMSTVPEVIVANHLDLPVSAISALTDGCDPDNLKPVNIEEILAMAAKAEPNLIRLFRELIKGL from the coding sequence ATGAGCTTTTTAAAATATATAGAGGAAGCAGCAGGATTTCTGCAGCAACGCGGTTTTAAAAACCCAGAAATCGGGATTATTCTAGGTAGTGGACTAGGGAAAATACTGGATTATATGGAAATCGAAAAGGAAGTACGCTATAACCATATTCCAAATTTCCCCACTGCCACGGTAGAATTTCATAGAGGGAAATTGATTTATGGCACCTTGGAAGGGAAAAAAGTTGTTGTTATGCAGGGTCGCTTTCATTTTTATGAAGGCTATAGCCAACTGGATATCACTTTTCCCGTTCGTGTTATGAAACTGCTCGGTATCAAGCATCTTTTGGTCAGCAATGCTGCAGGAGCAATAAATCCGAATTTTAAGAAAGGAGAATTGATGCTTATCGATGACCATATCAATTTACAGGGTGGCTCTCCCCTAGCATTTAAAGGCGTAGAACATTTGGGTGAAAGATTCGTTGATATGAGTGCACCCTATGACCGAACTATGAATGAAAAGTTAGAGCAAATTGCAGCGAATAAAAATATCAAACTTCACAAGGGAGTTTATGCAAGCGTGGTGGGTCCCCAATTAGAAACTAGGGCTGAATATCGGTTTTTAAAGCTAATTGGAGCCGATGCAGTAGGAATGAGCACTGTTCCAGAAGTTATTGTTGCCAACCATCTTGATCTTCCAGTTTCCGCTATTTCCGCACTTACAGATGGATGTGACCCAGATAACCTAAAACCCGTAAATATTGAAGAAATCCTGGCAATGGCAGCAAAAGCGGAACCAAATCTAATTAGGCTGTTTAGGGAATTGATCAAGGGATTATAA
- a CDS encoding sterol desaturase family protein has protein sequence MHKYFTIFKDSYYGYFNYLWSEITTFHWENYFYGLIVVSLLVWGLEILFPWRKNQKIFRKDFWLDTFYMFFNFFLLNLIVLIFLSNATAQLFNDFLGLINLQLSDFQIVNLNALPYGLGLLVFFLVTDFVQWNTHILLHRVPFLWNFHKLHHSVTEMGFAAHLRYHWMEPIVYKSILYIPLAIIGGFDVEAVAIVHFSALTIGHLNHANLGWDYGILKYIFNNPKMHIWHHVKELPENTEYGINYGISLSVWDYIFNTHHVPYDGRDIELGFEDDHEFPLEFTDQIIYPVKKKRSKSA, from the coding sequence ATGCATAAATATTTCACCATATTCAAGGATTCCTATTATGGATATTTCAATTATTTGTGGTCTGAAATAACCACTTTTCATTGGGAAAATTATTTCTATGGCCTGATAGTGGTTTCATTACTTGTTTGGGGTCTGGAAATTTTGTTTCCGTGGCGAAAGAATCAAAAGATTTTTAGAAAAGACTTTTGGTTGGATACTTTTTATATGTTCTTTAATTTCTTTTTGCTGAATTTAATTGTACTGATTTTCCTTTCCAATGCAACGGCACAATTGTTTAATGATTTTTTGGGTCTAATTAATCTGCAACTATCGGACTTTCAAATCGTAAATCTAAATGCCCTCCCCTATGGGCTTGGACTGTTGGTTTTCTTTTTGGTCACCGATTTCGTTCAATGGAATACCCATATATTGTTGCATCGCGTTCCCTTTCTTTGGAATTTTCACAAATTGCATCATTCGGTGACGGAAATGGGATTTGCCGCCCACCTTCGATATCATTGGATGGAGCCCATAGTTTATAAGTCAATCCTATACATTCCCCTTGCCATCATAGGGGGATTCGATGTAGAAGCCGTTGCAATTGTCCACTTTAGTGCACTTACAATTGGGCATTTAAACCACGCCAATCTAGGATGGGATTATGGCATATTGAAGTACATCTTCAATAATCCAAAAATGCATATCTGGCATCACGTAAAGGAATTGCCGGAAAATACTGAATACGGTATCAATTACGGAATAAGTCTCAGTGTCTGGGATTATATTTTTAACACCCATCATGTACCTTATGATGGAAGGGATATAGAACTTGGTTTTGAAGACGATCACGAATTTCCTTTGGAATTTACCGATCAAATAATTTACCCCGTTAAAAAGAAACGATCAAAATCGGCATAA
- a CDS encoding DUF7218 family protein: MPDSRIKDEDKYEALRDKGYSKEKSARIANTPDSGKKGGKAKDYEDRTKKDLYDEAKKVGIEGRSKMSKKELIHALRNN, translated from the coding sequence ATGCCAGATTCAAGAATTAAAGACGAAGACAAATACGAAGCACTCCGAGACAAAGGATATAGCAAAGAGAAATCTGCTAGAATTGCTAACACCCCGGATTCTGGAAAGAAAGGCGGAAAAGCTAAGGATTACGAAGACCGAACAAAGAAAGATCTCTATGATGAAGCCAAAAAGGTAGGGATTGAAGGTCGGTCAAAAATGAGCAAGAAAGAATTAATTCATGCTTTACGAAATAATTAA
- a CDS encoding DUF2911 domain-containing protein, with translation MKNLFILIFILSVGPNIQAQDFPKMDVSPMDLAIARANKNGPPIARVIYSRPQKKGRDIFGGLVPYNEVWRTGANEATELTLYVPLMLGKTLLKPGTYTLYTIPNQEKWTIIINSDTNVWGAFSYKKDKDVARLNVPCMQAAAPIESLSMIFKPENNGTTLLIGWDDEYVEIPFKNPR, from the coding sequence ATGAAAAACCTATTTATATTAATTTTTATACTTTCTGTTGGGCCGAATATTCAGGCTCAGGATTTCCCAAAGATGGACGTATCTCCAATGGATCTCGCCATTGCCCGTGCCAACAAAAATGGGCCTCCCATTGCTCGGGTTATTTATAGCCGACCGCAAAAGAAAGGGCGGGATATTTTTGGAGGCCTTGTGCCCTATAATGAAGTGTGGCGAACCGGTGCAAACGAGGCAACGGAATTAACGCTTTATGTTCCACTAATGCTAGGTAAAACGCTTTTAAAACCTGGCACCTACACACTATACACAATTCCGAACCAAGAAAAATGGACAATTATTATTAATAGTGATACAAACGTTTGGGGCGCTTTCAGTTATAAAAAAGATAAAGACGTGGCGCGATTAAACGTGCCCTGTATGCAGGCAGCGGCTCCTATAGAATCACTATCGATGATTTTTAAACCTGAAAATAACGGAACCACTCTATTGATAGGATGGGATGATGAATATGTAGAAATTCCTTTTAAAAATCCTCGTTAA
- the gyrB gene encoding DNA topoisomerase (ATP-hydrolyzing) subunit B, which translates to MSEEQNKGSYGADQIQALEGMEHVRMRPSMYIGDIGPRGLHHLVYEVIDNSIDEAMAGHCDTIEVWINKDNSITVKDNGRGIPVDLHKKEGVSALQVVMTKIGAGGKFDKDSYKVSGGLHGVGVSVVNALSEHLTATVHREGKIWQQEYEFGKAMYPVKSIGETDSRGTIVTFKPDPKIFHQTTEYNYDTLASRLRELSYLNKGITIYLTDKRQIDKEGEFVSEKFYSDEGLKEFIRYLDGNREPIIADVISIEGEKNDIPVEVAMVYNTSFNENLHSYVNNINTHEGGTHLAGFRAGLTRTLKKYADSSGMLDKLKFEIAGDDFREGLTAIISVKVQEPQFEGQTKTKLGNREVMSAVSQAVSEMLENYLEEHPNDAKTIVQKVILAAQARHAARKARELVQRKTVMSGGGLPGKLSDCSEQDPTKCEVFLVEGDSAGGTAKQGRDRNFQAILPLRGKILNVEKAMQHKVFENEEIRNIYTALGVTIGTEEDSKALNLEKLRYHKVVIMCDADVDGSHIATLILTFFYRYMKELVEAGCVYIATPPLYLLKKGAKKVYAWSEKERDEANLEMGGGASIQRYKGLGEMNAEQLWDTTMNPEFRTLRQVTIENGTEADRIFSMLMGDEVPPRREFIEKNAVYAHIDA; encoded by the coding sequence ATGAGCGAAGAACAGAATAAAGGAAGTTACGGTGCCGATCAGATCCAGGCATTGGAAGGAATGGAACACGTGCGTATGCGCCCTTCCATGTATATTGGAGATATTGGACCGCGAGGCCTCCATCATCTGGTTTACGAAGTAATCGACAACTCAATTGATGAAGCTATGGCGGGCCATTGCGATACTATTGAGGTTTGGATAAATAAAGACAATTCAATTACCGTTAAGGATAACGGACGCGGGATTCCCGTAGATCTTCATAAAAAGGAAGGAGTTTCTGCCCTTCAGGTCGTAATGACCAAAATTGGTGCCGGTGGAAAGTTTGATAAAGATTCCTATAAGGTTTCTGGTGGATTGCACGGAGTAGGGGTTTCGGTAGTAAATGCTCTTTCCGAACATTTAACCGCAACCGTCCATAGAGAGGGTAAAATATGGCAACAAGAATATGAGTTCGGAAAGGCCATGTATCCTGTAAAATCTATTGGAGAAACCGACTCTCGAGGGACCATCGTAACTTTTAAGCCCGACCCAAAGATATTTCACCAAACTACAGAGTATAATTATGATACTCTTGCTAGTAGGTTGCGCGAGCTATCGTACCTAAACAAAGGAATCACTATTTATCTAACCGATAAGAGACAAATTGACAAGGAGGGTGAATTTGTTTCTGAGAAATTTTATAGTGATGAGGGATTGAAGGAGTTTATTCGCTATTTGGATGGCAACCGCGAACCTATCATCGCAGACGTAATTTCTATTGAAGGAGAAAAAAATGACATTCCAGTGGAAGTGGCAATGGTTTACAATACCTCTTTTAATGAAAATCTCCATTCATACGTAAACAATATTAATACTCATGAAGGAGGAACGCACCTAGCGGGATTCCGTGCTGGCTTGACACGTACACTAAAAAAGTATGCCGATTCTTCGGGCATGCTCGATAAGTTGAAATTTGAGATTGCCGGCGATGATTTCCGTGAAGGTTTAACGGCGATTATTTCGGTAAAAGTTCAGGAGCCACAGTTTGAAGGGCAAACAAAGACCAAACTCGGAAACCGAGAGGTAATGTCTGCGGTAAGTCAAGCTGTTTCTGAAATGCTTGAAAATTATTTGGAAGAGCATCCCAATGATGCAAAGACTATTGTTCAGAAAGTAATTCTGGCAGCTCAGGCCCGTCATGCCGCGCGCAAAGCCCGGGAATTGGTGCAGCGTAAAACTGTGATGAGCGGTGGTGGTTTGCCCGGAAAACTTTCAGATTGTTCGGAGCAGGATCCAACCAAATGCGAAGTATTTCTCGTGGAGGGAGATTCGGCGGGTGGAACGGCTAAGCAAGGTCGTGACAGAAACTTTCAGGCCATTCTTCCCTTACGTGGAAAAATCCTGAATGTGGAAAAGGCCATGCAGCATAAAGTTTTTGAAAATGAAGAGATCAGAAATATCTATACCGCTTTAGGCGTAACTATTGGTACCGAAGAGGATAGCAAAGCCCTGAACCTAGAAAAACTGCGTTATCACAAAGTAGTTATTATGTGTGATGCGGATGTGGATGGAAGTCACATTGCAACCTTAATTCTCACTTTTTTCTATCGGTATATGAAGGAGCTTGTTGAGGCAGGATGCGTTTACATTGCTACTCCGCCACTATATCTTTTGAAGAAAGGTGCCAAAAAAGTATATGCTTGGAGCGAGAAGGAAAGGGATGAAGCCAATCTTGAAATGGGAGGAGGAGCATCAATTCAGCGTTATAAAGGTCTAGGAGAAATGAACGCAGAACAACTTTGGGATACAACTATGAACCCTGAGTTCCGAACGCTAAGACAGGTTACTATTGAAAACGGAACCGAAGCGGATCGTATTTTTTCTATGCTTATGGGCGATGAAGTTCCACCTCGTCGTGAATTTATTGAGAAAAACGCCGTTTATGCCCACATCGATGCTTAA
- a CDS encoding TIGR04283 family arsenosugar biosynthesis glycosyltransferase: MLSIIIPVLNEAETIVELLSFVSENLSGENDVEIICVDGGSEDATPELIQDFSKPNTKDPSTSPGVRSSRLQFTLTSSEKGRAIQMNKGARVAAGNILYFLHADSFPPKNFDKYILEEIEKRNPAGCFRMKFDSNHWWLSLAGWFTQFNLKAFRGGDQSQFITKSVFEEIGGFNEKYTIYEDNILISQLYKRKKFVVIQQNLTTSARRYRENGIWNLQFHFWMIHLKQRSGAAPEELYKYYKRHIESKRKK, encoded by the coding sequence ATGTTATCAATCATAATTCCCGTTCTGAACGAAGCAGAAACCATTGTAGAGCTGCTTAGTTTTGTATCCGAAAATCTTTCAGGGGAAAATGACGTAGAAATAATTTGCGTGGATGGTGGAAGCGAGGATGCGACACCCGAACTGATTCAGGATTTTTCAAAGCCAAATACAAAAGACCCTTCGACTTCGCCCGGGGTAAGATCTTCTAGACTTCAATTCACACTTACAAGTTCAGAAAAAGGCCGCGCCATACAAATGAATAAAGGCGCTCGAGTGGCTGCTGGCAACATTTTGTACTTTCTCCACGCCGATTCCTTTCCTCCGAAAAACTTCGATAAATATATTTTAGAAGAAATTGAAAAAAGAAATCCTGCTGGTTGTTTCCGGATGAAGTTTGATAGCAACCATTGGTGGCTCAGTCTTGCCGGATGGTTTACACAGTTTAATCTAAAAGCTTTTAGAGGCGGCGACCAAAGTCAGTTTATCACGAAATCTGTATTTGAGGAAATTGGTGGTTTCAATGAAAAATATACTATTTATGAAGACAACATTCTCATTAGCCAACTTTATAAACGGAAAAAATTTGTAGTAATCCAACAAAACCTAACCACTTCCGCAAGGAGATATAGGGAAAACGGAATTTGGAATTTACAGTTCCACTTTTGGATGATACATCTAAAACAACGTTCGGGAGCGGCTCCAGAGGAATTATATAAATATTACAAAAGACATATTGAATCCAAGCGTAAAAAATAA
- the mdh gene encoding malate dehydrogenase, which translates to MKVTVIGAGAVGASCAEYIAIKNFASEVILLDIKEGFAEGKAMDLMQTASLNGFDTRIIGVTGDYSKTADSDICVITSGIPRKPGMTREELIGINAGIVKDVSSNLVKHSPNTILIVVSNPMDTMAYLAHKTSGLPKNRIIGMGGALDSARFKYRLAEALGAPISDVDGMVIGGHSDTGMVPLTRLATRNSVPVSKFLSEDRLNQVMEETKVGGATLTKLLGTSAWYAPGAAVSGLVQAIACDQKKMFPCSVMLEGEYGMDDICLGAPVILGRNGIEEIVEIELNDAEKTHMKESADGVRKVNDLLEL; encoded by the coding sequence ATGAAAGTAACAGTTATAGGTGCCGGTGCTGTAGGTGCAAGTTGTGCGGAGTATATCGCCATCAAGAATTTTGCAAGCGAAGTAATTTTATTGGACATCAAAGAAGGTTTTGCCGAGGGAAAAGCGATGGATCTTATGCAAACAGCATCTCTCAATGGCTTTGATACCCGAATTATTGGCGTAACCGGAGATTATTCCAAAACAGCTGACAGTGATATTTGTGTAATTACCAGTGGAATACCAAGAAAACCCGGAATGACGCGTGAAGAATTAATAGGAATTAACGCTGGTATTGTAAAAGATGTGTCTTCCAACCTTGTAAAACATTCTCCAAATACAATTCTTATCGTGGTAAGCAATCCAATGGATACTATGGCATATTTGGCACATAAAACTTCCGGCTTGCCTAAAAATCGTATTATAGGAATGGGTGGTGCTTTGGATAGCGCTCGTTTTAAATATCGTTTAGCTGAAGCTTTGGGCGCTCCCATTAGCGATGTGGACGGAATGGTAATCGGTGGTCACAGCGATACAGGAATGGTTCCTCTTACAAGATTGGCCACAAGGAATAGTGTACCTGTTTCTAAATTTCTTTCTGAAGATAGATTGAATCAAGTAATGGAGGAGACCAAAGTAGGTGGTGCTACATTAACTAAATTATTGGGAACTTCAGCTTGGTATGCTCCTGGTGCAGCCGTTTCTGGTTTGGTTCAAGCAATTGCTTGCGATCAGAAAAAAATGTTTCCTTGCTCTGTAATGCTTGAAGGCGAGTACGGAATGGATGATATTTGTTTGGGAGCTCCGGTAATTTTGGGACGAAATGGAATCGAGGAAATTGTAGAGATAGAATTGAACGATGCTGAAAAAACTCATATGAAAGAAAGTGCCGACGGAGTTCGTAAAGTGAACGACTTATTGGAATTGTAA